The proteins below are encoded in one region of Micromonospora sp. DSM 45708:
- a CDS encoding DUF6928 family protein has translation MGAKTALLAFADGDLRSALLDARPSAPADAEVLVREALPGYDVTLVGDSSLDASYPPDDITCATVLPGAEVLCDRRLVLERPSELPAHLLAAGAGRRIVMHGMHSVVDWLCFAVWEDGRLIRSLSLSPDGGIVENIGEPFDFERPYWAGEHPVEPVPGCSDEGPYPLPFHPLELGEEALRALFGFVIEGFPAPDDIEAHTVRMYEFRVVDPSGDEQAAREAAYKQALRDMGPPRLFRLRPDGRMREISWDEFSGRPAPENS, from the coding sequence ATGGGCGCGAAGACGGCGCTGTTGGCTTTTGCTGATGGCGACTTGCGGTCGGCGTTACTGGATGCGAGGCCGTCTGCTCCGGCGGACGCCGAGGTACTCGTGCGGGAAGCTTTGCCCGGGTATGACGTGACGTTGGTGGGTGACAGCTCTCTCGATGCGAGTTACCCGCCCGATGACATTACGTGTGCCACGGTGCTGCCGGGTGCTGAGGTCTTGTGTGACCGCAGGCTGGTTCTGGAGCGGCCCTCTGAGCTGCCCGCGCATCTGCTGGCAGCGGGCGCGGGCAGGCGGATCGTCATGCATGGGATGCATTCGGTCGTTGACTGGCTGTGCTTCGCGGTGTGGGAGGACGGGAGGCTAATTCGCTCCCTGAGTCTGTCGCCGGATGGTGGGATCGTGGAGAACATCGGCGAGCCGTTCGACTTCGAGCGGCCGTACTGGGCTGGTGAACATCCGGTCGAACCGGTCCCGGGATGCTCCGACGAGGGTCCTTATCCGCTGCCGTTCCATCCGTTGGAGTTGGGCGAAGAAGCCCTGCGCGCTTTGTTCGGTTTCGTCATCGAGGGTTTCCCGGCGCCGGACGACATTGAGGCGCACACCGTTCGCATGTACGAGTTTCGCGTCGTTGATCCGTCCGGTGACGAACAGGCGGCACGCGAGGCGGCCTACAAGCAGGCGCTGCGTGACATGGGGCCGCCCCGGTTGTTCCGGCTGCGCCCGGACGGGAGGATGCGCGAGATCAGCTGGGATGAGTTCTCGGGCCGTCCAGCTCCGGAGAACTCGTAA